A region of Mugil cephalus isolate CIBA_MC_2020 chromosome 3, CIBA_Mcephalus_1.1, whole genome shotgun sequence DNA encodes the following proteins:
- the LOC125005006 gene encoding haptoglobin, which produces MGFSLTVVLLAACSCLVDVALTEGRVKGYSASLRSRRMTGGVLAPHVPWQAMVYIADNILDGGFASGALISERWVLTTGRNVFVRKSREDIQGKDPVKPKVYLGISRRDKADASKEVAVEKVVLHPGFQNQSDWDNDLALIRLKEPVAMSDKVTPIPLPEGDQHLADIVGGSGAIAGWGWGILFTPADSLKHLILPLANHSDCKAEYERISFTPAVDDNMFCTGPTKLDENVCFGDAGGALAVTDAETGAVYAAGILSYDKACTRYRYAVYMKISSYLPWIHSVIRGDTENSAALRSDAMSKMFSRLP; this is translated from the exons ATGGG GTTTTCTCTGACCGTGGTCCTCCTGGCTGCATGCTCCTGCCTGGTGGATGTAGCTCTCACTGAAGGAAGGGTGAAAGGATACTCAG CATCGCTCCGTTCCAGGCGTATGACTGGGGGGGTCCTGGCCCCTCACGTTCCCTGGCAGGCCATGGTCTACATTGCCGACAACATACTGGACGGAGGCTTCGCAAGCGGGGCGCTCATCTCTGAGCGGTGGGTGCTGACGACCGGGAGAAATGTTTTCGTCAGGAAGAGTCGAGAGGACATTCAGGGAAAGGATCCCGTCAAGCCCAAAGTGTACCTGGGAATCTCACGAAGGGACAAAGCCGACGCATCCAAAGAGGTTGCTGTAGAGAAG GTTGTTCTTCATCCAGGCTTCCAGAACCAGTCTGACTGGGACAACGACCTGGCTCTGATCCGGCTGAAGGAACCTGTTGCCATGAGCGATAAAGTGACACCTATCCCACTCCCAGAGGGAGACCAACACCTGGCCGACATCGTGGGCGGCTCAGGGGCCATCGCCGGCTGGGGCTGGGGGATCCTCTTCACACCCGCCGACTCACTCAAAcacctcatcctccctctggcAAATCACTCTGACTGCAAAGCAGAATATGAACGGATTTCATTCACTCCAGCTGTAGATGACAACATGTTCTGCACCGGTCCCACAAAGCTTGATGAGAACGTTTGTTTCGGCGATGCAGGAGGCGCTCTGGCCGTCACGGATGCTGAAACCGGGGCCGTCTACGCCGCAGGAATCCTTTCTTATGACAAAGCCTGCACCAGGTACAGGTACGCGGTCTACATGAAGATTTCCTCGTATTTGCCCTGGATCCACAGCGTCATCAGGGGGGATACGGAGAACTCGGCCGCTCTCCGCTCGGATGCAATGTCCAAGATGTTCTCCAGGCTCCCGTAG
- the LOC125005584 gene encoding beta-2 adrenergic receptor-like, producing the protein MTAPLPNVSVPGSTEALLVTTDCPFNLTAAAQEGLGSGGSVAPLCTLCCCGFLNRTLAVVFMVSLAFAIVIGNVVTLTVFVQTRQSRTPQGYLKVSLAIADMMVGVLVVPFSVYTEISLMVTSVPPNWYQGSSTSPASSSPVGGLVSPWQPCMLIGPVFAGCTFVSISTIFLMTLERSVAILRPLHKDSLVTRRRTLFLILVSWAASFLLALAPLMFSGNFTLEYNECSRMCNYAPLLFGNRLPPDANILLLFPAFDFILLGGTLAINIVSFTSIRRYSRKRKLLSEGSLSDTGGGGGGGGGGGGGCPHRPSFSDIKAAKTIGILTFAFTASFSPIAVFVFGNVVGYTWCKFSFFAFWILTGNSCCNVIIYSVRDHRFRKGVTLLFQRDHSPPHGEKSCGTH; encoded by the exons ATGACCGCTCCGCTTCCCAACGTCAGCGTTCCCGGGAGTACGGAGGCTCTGCTGGTGACCACCGACTGCCCCTTCAACCTGACGGCGGCGGCTCAGGAGGGACTAGGCTCCGGAGGGTCGGTGGCCCCCCTCTGTACCCTCTGCTGCTGCGGGTTTCTCAATCGCACCCTGGCGGTGGTGTTCATGGTGAGCCTGGCGTTTGCCATCGTGATTGGGAATGTGGTCACGCTCACTGTCTTTGTGCAAACGAGGCAGTCGAGGACACCTCAAGGATACTTGAAag TGTCCCTGGCCATAGCAGACATGATGGTCGGTGTCCTGGTGGTTCCTTTCTCGGTCTACACCGAAATCTCTCTGATGGTGACCAGCGTGCCTCCCAACTGGTACCAGGGCAGCTCCACATCCCCGGCCTCCTCTTCCCCCGTGGGCGGACTCGTGAGCCCCTGGCAGCCCTGCATGCTGATCGGCCCCGTGTTCGCCGGGTGCACTTTCGTGTCCATCAGCACCATCTTCCTGATGACCCTGGAGCGCAGCGTGGCCATCTTACGGCCACTCCACAAGGACTCCCTGGTGACCAGGAGACGGACCCTGTTCCTCATCCTGGTCTCCTGGGCCGCCAGCTTCCTCCTGGCTCTCGCGCCCCTCATGTTCAGCGGCAACTTCACTTTGGAGTACAATGAGTGCAGTCGTATGTGCAACTACGCCCCTCTGTTGTTTGGGAACCGGCTGCCGCCTGACGCCAACATCCTGCTGCTGTTCCCGGCATTCGACTTCATCCTGCTCGGTGGCACGTTGGCTATCAACATTGTGTCTTTCACTAGCATCCGACGCTACTCCCGAAAACGCAAACTTCTCTCAGAGGGGAGTCTGAgcgacacaggaggaggaggtggaggagggggaggaggtggaggaggatgcCCTCACAGGCCGTCCTTTTCAGACATCAAAGCAGCCAAGACAATTGGCATATTAACATTTGCCTTCACCGCTTCATTCTCCCCCATCGCGGTGTTTGTGTTCGGGAACGTCGTGGGATACACGTGGTGTAAATTCTCCTTTTTTGCCTTCTGGATTCTGACAGGAAACAGTTGTTGTAATGTCATTATCTACAGCGTCAGGGACCACCGCTTCAGGAAGGGCGTGACCCTGCTCTTTCAGCGGGACCACTCCCCTCCACACGGCGAGAAGAGCTGCGGGACACACTGA